In Clostridium sp. DL-VIII, the following proteins share a genomic window:
- a CDS encoding DNA repair exonuclease, translating into MRKIRILHTADLHFDTPFSGMSPKEALKSKEELKQVFEKIIQISLEKEIDILLIAGDIFDNLSVNKTTLYFIKNCLEKINTIKVFISPGNHDPFNEKSFYSIVDWPENVYIFKGKMEKVILEDLKTIVWGAGFNTSHVNKSMLKEVKRVEDYNNIMVIHGEVASIKDGNEYNPITEEDIAESNMDYIALGHRHKFSEVKKIKNTYYSYSGCPQGRGFDELEDKGIVLLEIKDRFLESKFIRTSIRNYYEKEINIEGCFGYSEVKSRIVNEISNDYRKNNFYKIILSGQVSEGFVINEEVLQDLLKGEFYFIKLIDKSEIKLNLSELMKGYSLKSMFAKKIYDKLQSAETEEEKELITLALKIGLQSISGEEVKIYEG; encoded by the coding sequence ATGAGAAAGATTAGGATTTTACATACAGCAGATTTACATTTTGATACGCCTTTTAGTGGAATGTCACCTAAAGAAGCATTGAAAAGTAAAGAAGAATTAAAACAGGTTTTTGAAAAGATAATACAGATTTCACTAGAGAAAGAAATAGATATTCTTTTAATTGCAGGAGATATTTTTGATAATTTATCTGTAAATAAAACTACTCTTTATTTTATTAAAAATTGTCTTGAAAAAATAAATACCATTAAAGTATTTATAAGTCCAGGGAATCATGATCCATTTAATGAAAAATCTTTTTATAGTATTGTAGATTGGCCTGAAAATGTTTATATTTTCAAGGGAAAGATGGAAAAAGTAATATTAGAAGATCTAAAGACTATAGTTTGGGGTGCTGGATTTAATACTTCCCATGTTAATAAATCTATGCTAAAAGAAGTGAAAAGAGTAGAGGACTATAACAATATAATGGTCATACATGGTGAAGTTGCTTCTATAAAAGATGGAAATGAGTATAATCCTATTACAGAAGAGGATATAGCGGAAAGTAATATGGATTATATAGCACTAGGCCATAGACATAAATTTTCAGAAGTAAAGAAAATAAAAAATACTTACTATAGCTATAGTGGATGTCCTCAAGGAAGAGGTTTTGATGAACTTGAAGATAAAGGAATAGTTTTATTAGAGATTAAAGATAGATTTCTTGAAAGTAAGTTTATTAGAACATCCATTAGAAACTATTATGAAAAAGAGATAAACATTGAAGGATGTTTTGGCTATAGCGAGGTAAAGAGCAGAATTGTTAATGAAATTTCAAATGATTATAGAAAAAATAATTTTTATAAGATAATTTTAAGTGGACAGGTATCCGAGGGATTTGTAATTAATGAAGAAGTTTTGCAAGATCTTCTTAAGGGAGAGTTTTATTTTATAAAACTTATAGATAAAAGTGAAATTAAATTGAATTTGAGTGAATTAATGAAGGGATATTCTCTTAAAAGCATGTTTGCTAAGAAAATATATGATAAACTGCAAAGCGCAGAGACAGAAGAGGAAAAGGAACTTATAACCTTAGCGCTAAAAATAGGACTTCAAAGTATTTCGGGAGAAGAGGTAAAAATTTATGAAGGATAA
- a CDS encoding AAA family ATPase, with translation MSFLKIKNVNIKAFAGLKEKRLDFEDGFNLIYGKNEKGKSTIENFIKIWLYGIDNSRGKFNDRKKYSPLTGEKISGELVLEHEEKGYIIKRSFGATKKDDTCEILDEITGEIIEIENKNEPGKYFLDINLATFIKTLFIGQLGVMVSKDKEEEIMEKITNIYNTGDENTSVKKIIEKLEKRKKQLTGVRKGGELDLLKDNADALKAELWEAYKLAEENVDNEESLIRKKELKIHINEQIQKLDLYKKYVKKIKLQKDYKEISDYLIKGEELKRKQDAIIQELKKGDDYITTEFLDDINEKCSRYLSLLDVKQEKLNKLTELEKELKGKSDDIGSYKVFSSMGNNIKDKIYTLKAEQKNLEDKLNDIINLKNSISRLKMDISKKAAAIENLELLSESREEIEQLLNSYKEALKELKYKIENQGYDKKEVDLKGLRTKVNIIYIVGIVSVLFFTYGAIKQIVPAMIICIPIFILLIRFYLKYSIAIKNEELISKNKKSVENIKERISQYEEKLNLYINKTNCKSYEEFINKLTQYDKFKSYKDSTNLAVKGKEEEINKYNITELKSSHNRNKGVIASLYSVLSCSSLDEVLSKLEIYEQLKEKILISEYEVDRIKQEIENINEQLVDKEEEIRKKTSILGLENIEIADMHIYLKEYKEKINKMKEIKSAMQSVEETYKVLIKDRNIDEIKEEMKQIVSQDINYSYKSEEEIDNEIRRQSNELLKVEKEIKDLEHLIEKRYIGKREIPEIEEEILINNEKIIKLEKESKAINLASDILQEAFDEVKKNVGPDLNEKVINKFNFLTNENYEEAKISEEYKLRIRHEGVLLDGDILSNGAKDQLYLSLRLSFINMLFKNKEVPIFLDDAFVQYDDERRETALKLLINENFNQIIFFTCQEIEKNILNKNQYEYKLINLN, from the coding sequence GTGAGTTTTTTGAAAATTAAAAATGTTAATATAAAAGCTTTTGCCGGACTTAAAGAAAAAAGATTAGATTTTGAGGATGGATTTAATTTAATTTATGGAAAAAATGAAAAGGGAAAGAGTACAATTGAAAATTTCATTAAAATATGGTTGTATGGAATTGATAATTCAAGGGGAAAGTTTAATGATAGAAAAAAATATTCACCGTTAACTGGGGAAAAAATTTCTGGTGAGCTAGTATTAGAGCATGAAGAAAAAGGATATATCATAAAGAGAAGCTTTGGAGCAACCAAAAAAGATGATACTTGCGAAATCTTAGATGAGATAACTGGCGAGATTATAGAAATTGAAAATAAAAATGAACCAGGAAAGTATTTTTTAGATATAAATCTGGCAACTTTCATAAAAACTTTATTTATAGGGCAATTAGGAGTTATGGTTTCAAAAGATAAAGAAGAAGAAATAATGGAAAAAATAACAAATATATATAACACCGGAGATGAAAACACATCTGTAAAAAAAATAATTGAAAAGTTAGAAAAAAGGAAAAAACAATTAACTGGAGTTAGAAAAGGCGGAGAACTTGATTTATTGAAGGATAATGCTGATGCTCTTAAAGCAGAACTCTGGGAAGCATATAAATTAGCTGAAGAAAATGTTGATAATGAAGAAAGTTTAATAAGAAAAAAAGAGTTAAAGATTCATATAAATGAACAGATTCAAAAATTAGATTTGTATAAGAAGTATGTAAAGAAAATAAAGCTTCAAAAAGATTATAAAGAAATAAGCGATTATCTAATAAAAGGCGAAGAGTTAAAAAGAAAACAAGATGCTATAATACAAGAACTCAAAAAAGGTGATGACTATATAACTACTGAGTTTTTAGATGATATTAATGAGAAATGTTCCAGATACTTAAGTTTATTAGATGTTAAGCAGGAAAAATTAAATAAACTTACTGAGTTAGAGAAAGAACTAAAAGGAAAAAGTGATGATATTGGAAGTTATAAAGTCTTTTCTTCTATGGGAAATAATATTAAAGATAAGATATACACCTTAAAAGCTGAGCAAAAAAACTTAGAGGACAAACTTAATGATATTATTAATCTCAAAAATTCCATATCTAGACTTAAAATGGATATAAGCAAAAAAGCCGCAGCTATTGAAAATTTAGAATTATTAAGTGAGAGTAGAGAGGAAATAGAACAATTACTTAATTCATACAAGGAAGCTCTAAAAGAATTGAAATATAAGATAGAGAATCAAGGTTATGATAAGAAAGAAGTAGATTTAAAAGGCTTAAGAACAAAGGTAAATATTATATATATAGTAGGTATTGTTAGTGTCTTATTTTTTACTTATGGGGCAATTAAGCAAATAGTTCCTGCTATGATCATTTGTATTCCTATATTTATTTTATTGATAAGATTTTATTTAAAATATTCTATAGCAATAAAGAATGAAGAACTTATCAGCAAAAATAAGAAGTCAGTTGAAAATATAAAGGAAAGAATTTCGCAATATGAAGAAAAATTAAATTTGTATATTAATAAGACAAATTGTAAATCTTATGAGGAATTTATTAATAAATTAACTCAATATGATAAGTTTAAAAGCTATAAAGATAGTACTAACTTAGCGGTTAAGGGTAAAGAAGAAGAGATTAACAAATATAATATTACAGAATTAAAATCCAGTCATAACAGAAATAAAGGAGTAATAGCTTCATTATATAGTGTGTTATCATGTAGTTCCTTAGATGAAGTATTAAGTAAATTAGAAATATATGAACAATTAAAGGAAAAAATTCTTATAAGTGAATATGAAGTTGATAGAATTAAGCAAGAGATAGAAAATATAAATGAACAATTAGTTGATAAGGAAGAAGAAATTAGAAAGAAAACTTCTATATTAGGCTTGGAAAATATAGAAATAGCAGATATGCATATCTACTTAAAAGAGTATAAAGAGAAAATAAATAAGATGAAAGAAATAAAAAGTGCCATGCAAAGTGTGGAAGAAACTTATAAGGTTTTAATAAAAGATAGAAATATAGATGAAATAAAAGAGGAAATGAAACAAATAGTAAGTCAGGATATAAATTATTCTTATAAATCTGAAGAAGAAATAGATAATGAGATCAGAAGACAATCAAATGAATTATTAAAAGTTGAAAAAGAGATAAAAGATTTAGAACATCTTATAGAAAAACGGTATATAGGAAAAAGAGAAATTCCGGAAATAGAAGAAGAAATACTGATTAATAATGAAAAAATTATAAAGTTAGAGAAGGAATCTAAAGCAATAAATCTAGCAAGTGACATACTTCAGGAAGCATTTGATGAAGTTAAAAAAAATGTTGGCCCTGATTTAAATGAAAAGGTAATAAATAAGTTCAATTTTTTAACCAATGAAAATTATGAAGAAGCAAAAATATCTGAAGAATATAAATTAAGAATAAGACATGAAGGAGTATTGCTTGATGGTGACATTTTAAGCAATGGTGCAAAAGATCAATTGTATTTATCATTAAGACTTTCTTTTATAAATATGTTATTTAAGAATAAAGAAGTTCCAATATTTTTAGATGATGCATTTGTTCAATATGATGATGAAAGAAGAGAGACAGCATTAAAACTTTTAATAAATGAAAATTTTAATCAGATAATATTTTTTACATGTCAGGAAATAGAAAAGAATATCTTAAATAAGAATCAATATGAGTATAAACTAATAAATTTAAATTAA
- a CDS encoding zinc ABC transporter substrate-binding protein — protein sequence MKKKIMAAALTILMSITLIGCGINAKTTSPQVNDNKLNIVVSIYPLKEFAEKIAGDKAEVTCLVPDNMDPHDYEPKTRDFKTLTSSKAFIYNGLGMEEWVDQVSEAIKESGVLVVDSSAGIEARKEGDAIDPHSWLSLKNAEIQSENIKNTLVKLDEKNKDYYEENYNKFKEELEGVYNEYKPKFDTLNKKNFITGHAAFGYLCRDFGLTQKSVENLFAEGEPTPRQLEELVNYCRENNIKTVFSESLASPKVSETLAKEVQADVVPILTLESKEDDKDYIEAMKYNLDEIYRCLSSE from the coding sequence ATGAAAAAGAAAATTATGGCGGCAGCGTTAACAATACTAATGAGTATTACGCTGATTGGCTGTGGAATAAATGCAAAAACTACGTCACCACAAGTAAATGATAATAAATTAAATATTGTAGTTTCAATATATCCTCTAAAAGAATTTGCAGAGAAAATTGCTGGAGACAAGGCAGAAGTAACTTGTTTAGTTCCAGATAACATGGATCCACATGATTATGAACCTAAGACCAGGGATTTTAAGACATTAACTAGCAGCAAAGCTTTCATTTACAATGGTTTAGGGATGGAAGAGTGGGTGGATCAAGTAAGTGAAGCTATTAAGGAAAGTGGCGTGCTTGTTGTAGATTCAAGTGCTGGGATAGAAGCTCGAAAAGAAGGAGATGCAATTGATCCTCATAGCTGGTTAAGTTTAAAAAATGCAGAAATACAATCTGAGAACATAAAAAATACTCTTGTTAAGCTAGATGAAAAGAATAAAGATTATTATGAAGAAAATTATAATAAATTTAAGGAAGAATTAGAAGGCGTATATAATGAATATAAACCTAAATTTGATACACTAAATAAAAAGAACTTTATTACTGGTCATGCAGCTTTTGGTTATTTGTGCAGAGATTTTGGCTTGACGCAAAAATCAGTAGAAAACTTATTTGCTGAAGGAGAACCAACTCCGAGGCAGTTAGAAGAGTTAGTTAATTACTGTAGGGAAAATAATATAAAGACTGTTTTTTCAGAATCATTGGCAAGTCCTAAGGTCTCAGAAACATTAGCAAAAGAAGTTCAAGCAGATGTGGTGCCTATATTAACATTAGAATCTAAAGAAGATGATAAAGATTATATAGAGGCAATGAAATACAACTTGGATGAAATATATAGATGTCTATCAAGTGAATAA
- the leuS gene encoding leucine--tRNA ligase, translating into MSNYGTKIDEKWQKIWEENETYKFNPENSAKKLYTLEMFSYPSGAQLHAGHWFNYGPTDSWARLKRMQGYNVFQPMGFDAFGLPAENYAIKTGIHPQDSTLKNIETMEKQLKSMGAMFNWDNEVVTCLPDYYKWTQWLFLKLYEKGLAYRKKAPVNWCPSCNTVLANEQVIDGVCERCSTEVVKKDLTQWFFKITDYADELLDKLDDLDWPEKTKSMQKHWIGRSFGAQVTFKVKDSDLKFDVFTTRVDTLNGVTYVVLAPENKLVDELTLPEYKDAVESYKEAAAKQSEIERQSVTKEKTGVFTGSYAINPINGKVVPIWISDYVLATYGTGCVMAVPAHDERDFAFATKFNLPIERVITDKENTDPKLPYCEHGILVNSGKFDGLETDEAKKKIVEELEKDKLGEMKVNFRLRDWLVSRQRYWGAPIPIIYCDDCGIVPVPEKDLPVKLPYDVEFTPDGKSPLSKSEEFINTTCPCCGKPAKREADTLDTFVCSSWYYLRYADNKNTDAPFDPEKINKVLPVDKYVGGPEHACMHLLYARFVTKALRDAGYLNFDEPFLSLTHQGLILGPDGLKMSKSKGNTISPDDYIKEYGADVFRMYLMFGFGYTEGGAWSDDGIKSVGKFVDRIERTLETCREAIASTENTKDSIDSPEKELNFWKHTAIKGVTEDGNKMQFNTAIARLMEFTNAVSKYLQEEVKNTKFLKETVSDFLKLLASFAPHFTEEQWSLLGNTSTIFNQRLPEFDPSALVKDEVEIAIQINGKIKAKINIPSNLDEEGIKKASLENDTIKENTEGKNIVKVIVIKGRLVNIVVK; encoded by the coding sequence ATGTCAAATTACGGAACTAAAATCGATGAAAAATGGCAAAAAATATGGGAAGAAAATGAAACTTATAAGTTTAATCCTGAAAATTCAGCTAAGAAGCTTTATACACTTGAAATGTTCTCTTATCCATCAGGTGCTCAGCTTCATGCCGGCCACTGGTTTAACTATGGACCAACTGATTCATGGGCTAGACTTAAAAGAATGCAAGGCTACAATGTATTCCAGCCAATGGGGTTTGATGCTTTTGGATTACCAGCAGAAAACTATGCAATAAAAACTGGTATACATCCACAAGATTCTACTTTAAAAAATATTGAAACAATGGAAAAGCAATTAAAATCCATGGGAGCTATGTTCAACTGGGATAATGAAGTTGTTACCTGCCTTCCAGATTACTATAAATGGACTCAATGGTTATTCTTGAAACTTTATGAAAAAGGATTGGCTTACAGAAAGAAAGCTCCTGTAAACTGGTGTCCATCTTGTAATACAGTTTTAGCTAATGAGCAAGTTATTGATGGAGTTTGCGAAAGATGCAGCACAGAAGTAGTAAAGAAAGATCTTACTCAATGGTTCTTTAAAATAACAGATTATGCTGATGAGTTACTTGATAAATTAGATGATTTAGATTGGCCTGAAAAGACTAAATCTATGCAAAAGCACTGGATTGGGAGGTCTTTCGGAGCACAAGTTACCTTCAAGGTAAAAGATTCAGATTTAAAATTTGATGTGTTTACTACAAGAGTTGATACTTTAAATGGAGTTACTTATGTAGTTTTAGCTCCTGAAAACAAATTAGTAGATGAATTAACATTGCCTGAATATAAGGATGCTGTAGAAAGCTATAAAGAAGCGGCAGCTAAACAATCTGAAATTGAAAGACAATCCGTTACAAAGGAAAAAACAGGAGTATTCACTGGATCTTATGCGATAAATCCTATCAACGGTAAAGTAGTTCCTATTTGGATTTCTGACTATGTATTAGCTACTTATGGTACTGGGTGCGTTATGGCAGTTCCTGCTCATGATGAAAGAGACTTTGCTTTTGCAACTAAGTTCAATTTACCGATTGAAAGAGTTATAACTGATAAAGAAAATACTGATCCTAAGCTTCCATACTGCGAACATGGAATACTTGTTAACTCAGGTAAATTTGACGGTTTAGAAACAGATGAAGCTAAGAAGAAAATAGTTGAAGAACTAGAAAAAGATAAGTTAGGTGAAATGAAGGTTAACTTCAGACTAAGAGACTGGTTAGTATCAAGACAAAGATACTGGGGCGCTCCAATTCCAATTATCTACTGCGATGATTGTGGCATAGTTCCAGTACCTGAAAAAGATCTTCCAGTAAAACTTCCTTATGATGTTGAATTTACTCCAGATGGTAAATCACCACTTAGTAAATCTGAAGAATTCATAAATACTACTTGCCCTTGTTGTGGAAAGCCTGCAAAGAGAGAAGCAGATACTTTAGATACCTTTGTATGTTCTTCATGGTACTATTTAAGATATGCAGATAATAAAAATACAGATGCACCTTTTGACCCTGAAAAAATCAATAAGGTACTTCCTGTTGATAAATATGTTGGTGGACCGGAACATGCATGTATGCATTTATTATATGCAAGATTTGTAACAAAAGCTTTAAGAGATGCTGGTTACTTAAACTTTGATGAACCATTCTTAAGTTTAACTCACCAAGGCTTGATCTTAGGACCAGATGGACTTAAGATGAGTAAATCAAAAGGAAATACAATTTCTCCTGATGATTATATTAAAGAATATGGTGCTGATGTATTTAGAATGTACTTAATGTTTGGTTTTGGATACACTGAAGGCGGAGCTTGGAGTGACGATGGAATTAAATCCGTAGGTAAATTCGTAGATAGAATCGAAAGAACTTTAGAAACTTGTAGAGAAGCCATAGCTTCAACTGAAAATACAAAGGATTCTATTGATTCTCCTGAAAAAGAATTAAACTTCTGGAAGCATACAGCTATAAAAGGTGTTACTGAAGACGGAAATAAAATGCAATTTAACACTGCAATAGCAAGACTTATGGAATTTACAAATGCAGTCAGTAAGTACCTTCAAGAAGAAGTTAAGAATACTAAGTTCTTAAAAGAAACTGTAAGTGATTTCTTAAAATTACTTGCTTCATTTGCTCCTCACTTTACTGAAGAACAATGGAGCTTACTTGGAAATACTTCAACAATCTTTAATCAAAGATTACCAGAATTTGATCCTTCTGCTTTAGTTAAAGATGAAGTTGAAATTGCCATTCAAATAAATGGTAAGATAAAAGCTAAGATTAATATTCCTTCAAACTTAGATGAAGAAGGTATAAAGAAAGCTTCTCTAGAAAATGATACTATTAAGGAAAATACTGAAGGTAAAAATATAGTTAAAGTCATTGTAATCAAGGGAAGACTTGTAAATATAGTTGTAAAATAA
- a CDS encoding SdpI family protein, translating into MGIKIVIFVCNLIIPIIMLFFGVKFKEHSPKNINGFYGYRTSRSMKSKETWEFAHKYCGKLWTKLGLIMLVVSIGFSIIGIILDDKVQGIINFTLIIIQTIIVIVSIFPVEKELKKNFDENGNRRD; encoded by the coding sequence ATGGGAATTAAAATAGTTATATTTGTCTGCAATTTAATTATTCCAATCATAATGCTGTTTTTTGGCGTGAAGTTTAAAGAACATAGTCCTAAAAATATTAATGGGTTTTATGGTTATAGAACTTCAAGGTCAATGAAAAGTAAAGAGACTTGGGAATTTGCTCATAAATACTGTGGCAAGTTATGGACAAAACTAGGCTTAATAATGTTAGTTGTATCTATTGGCTTTAGTATAATTGGAATTATACTAGATGATAAAGTTCAAGGAATAATTAATTTTACATTAATTATCATACAAACGATTATAGTAATTGTATCTATTTTTCCTGTTGAGAAGGAATTAAAAAAGAATTTCGATGAGAATGGAAACAGAAGAGATTGA
- a CDS encoding methyl-accepting chemotaxis protein has protein sequence MNGLKIRGKIGLAFILIIVMEGILFTVAYKGMENVQLIREVQNNMVIASALSIIVTAILGLLLINSICKPMKKLNDIAKNIENGYLYENEIDIKTNDEIGELAYSLKIISKNINDFKEQIHWLQGTFRVGNTRDKIDSSKFKGVYKEMADSINNAMWISIEIFIKLFAVLKEYSEGDFSTELEKFQGRYGLVNEYANNLRINLLNISKEQINIINEIKQGDLSKRADASKFKGSWAEMIQGINELIEVIVKPIDEVISVMGEMSQGNLSVLITGNYKGEFELLGKSINNLGERLRTIVKEISEVTGKISMGDLNIETVREFKGDFKGISSSLNVIIESLNSVISEINTASHQVFSGANEVSTGSQVLSQGATEQASAIEELTSSMAEVAAQIKENSDNANEAKELALAVKENAEEGNKHMGEMLESMRKINESSANISKIIKVIDEIAFQTNILALNAAVEAARAGQHGKGFAVVAEEVRNLAARSANAAKETTTLIEGSIKKAEKGTEIANNTAKALYEIVDGVSKAATLVSEIAAASEEQAAGVAQINVGIEQVSQVVQTNSATSEESASASEELSSQAKMLNNMVATFKLKNNNIDRSTQLNNEAIKQPYNRVNDMEFSETSSTSKNTKIVLSDRDFGKY, from the coding sequence ATGAATGGATTAAAAATCAGGGGTAAAATAGGTCTAGCTTTTATATTGATAATTGTAATGGAGGGAATTTTATTTACTGTAGCTTATAAGGGCATGGAAAACGTACAATTAATAAGAGAAGTACAAAATAATATGGTCATTGCCTCAGCATTATCTATTATAGTTACAGCGATATTGGGATTATTATTAATAAATTCAATTTGTAAGCCTATGAAAAAACTTAATGATATCGCTAAGAACATTGAAAATGGATACCTTTATGAAAATGAGATAGATATTAAAACTAATGATGAAATAGGCGAATTAGCTTATTCGCTTAAAATAATATCAAAAAACATAAATGACTTTAAAGAACAGATACACTGGCTTCAAGGCACTTTTAGGGTTGGAAATACACGAGATAAAATAGATAGCTCTAAATTTAAAGGAGTTTACAAAGAAATGGCGGATTCTATAAATAATGCCATGTGGATATCAATAGAAATATTTATAAAGTTATTTGCAGTACTAAAAGAATATTCAGAAGGAGATTTCTCCACTGAACTTGAAAAATTCCAGGGACGATATGGTTTGGTTAATGAATATGCAAATAATTTAAGAATTAATTTACTAAACATATCAAAGGAGCAGATAAATATAATCAATGAAATTAAACAGGGCGATTTATCAAAAAGAGCGGATGCATCTAAATTCAAGGGCTCATGGGCAGAAATGATTCAAGGAATTAATGAATTAATAGAAGTAATTGTGAAGCCAATCGATGAAGTTATTAGTGTAATGGGAGAAATGTCCCAAGGGAATTTATCTGTACTGATTACTGGAAATTATAAAGGAGAATTTGAACTATTAGGAAAATCAATTAATAATCTAGGCGAACGCTTAAGAACAATTGTTAAAGAAATTTCTGAAGTTACAGGAAAAATTTCAATGGGAGATCTTAATATTGAAACTGTAAGAGAATTTAAAGGAGACTTTAAGGGAATTTCTAGTTCGTTAAATGTGATAATAGAATCTCTAAATTCTGTTATAAGTGAAATAAATACTGCATCACATCAGGTATTTTCAGGAGCAAATGAAGTTTCAACTGGCAGTCAGGTTTTATCACAAGGGGCTACGGAGCAGGCCAGTGCTATTGAAGAGCTGACATCATCTATGGCTGAAGTGGCAGCACAAATTAAGGAAAATTCCGATAATGCCAATGAAGCTAAGGAACTTGCACTAGCAGTAAAAGAAAATGCAGAGGAAGGGAATAAGCATATGGGAGAAATGCTTGAATCTATGAGAAAAATAAATGAATCTTCTGCAAATATATCTAAAATAATAAAGGTAATAGATGAAATCGCATTTCAAACTAATATACTTGCGCTTAATGCCGCTGTAGAAGCTGCAAGGGCAGGACAGCATGGAAAAGGCTTTGCTGTAGTAGCAGAAGAAGTAAGAAACTTAGCAGCAAGAAGTGCTAATGCAGCAAAAGAAACAACAACACTTATAGAAGGATCTATAAAGAAAGCAGAAAAAGGAACTGAAATTGCAAACAATACAGCAAAAGCTTTATATGAAATAGTAGATGGAGTATCAAAGGCGGCAACTCTTGTATCAGAAATAGCTGCAGCTTCAGAGGAACAGGCAGCTGGTGTAGCTCAGATAAATGTAGGTATTGAACAGGTATCGCAAGTGGTACAGACAAATTCAGCAACTTCTGAAGAAAGTGCATCAGCTAGTGAGGAACTTTCAAGTCAAGCTAAAATGCTTAATAATATGGTTGCTACTTTTAAATTAAAAAATAATAATATTGATAGAAGCACTCAACTAAATAATGAAGCTATTAAGCAGCCTTACAATAGAGTAAATGATATGGAATTTAGTGAAACATCATCAACATCTAAGAATACTAAAATAGTTTTAAGCGATAGAGATTTCGGAAAATATTAA
- a CDS encoding alpha/beta-type small acid-soluble spore protein: MSHNSNRTVVPEAKNGLAKFKTEVAQELGVPFKEYNGDLSSRQCGSVGGEMVKRMVKEYESRI; the protein is encoded by the coding sequence ATGTCACACAATAGTAATAGAACAGTAGTTCCAGAAGCAAAAAATGGCTTGGCAAAATTCAAGACAGAAGTAGCTCAAGAACTAGGAGTTCCATTTAAAGAATATAATGGAGACTTAAGTTCTAGACAATGTGGTTCAGTAGGCGGAGAAATGGTAAAAAGAATGGTAAAGGAATATGAAAGCAGAATCTAG
- the rpiA gene encoding ribose-5-phosphate isomerase RpiA, whose protein sequence is MEAKRIAAEKATEYIKNGMILGLGTGSTAYYMIKKVGELVESGMDLKAVATSKGTEKLAKELKIPLVKIDEIDRIDLAIDGVDEIDMGFSAIKGGGGALFREKIVANLAKEVIWIMDDSKLVDSIGEFPLPVEVLPYGYTHVIRKLKEYSLSPITRMKSNEFFITDNGNYIVDLHIGKPIDIGKIYSEVKEIPGVLEVGLFINMCNYIIIGTSNGVKVIKNKKLAK, encoded by the coding sequence ATGGAGGCAAAAAGAATTGCTGCAGAAAAAGCAACAGAATATATAAAAAATGGAATGATATTAGGATTAGGAACTGGTTCTACAGCATATTACATGATTAAAAAGGTTGGAGAACTGGTTGAAAGTGGAATGGATTTAAAAGCAGTTGCAACTTCAAAAGGTACTGAGAAGTTAGCAAAAGAATTGAAGATTCCATTAGTTAAAATAGATGAAATAGATAGAATTGACTTAGCAATTGATGGTGTTGACGAAATAGATATGGGATTTAGTGCAATTAAAGGAGGTGGAGGAGCATTATTTAGAGAAAAGATTGTTGCTAATTTAGCTAAAGAAGTAATATGGATTATGGATGATAGTAAATTAGTAGACAGTATAGGTGAATTTCCTTTGCCAGTTGAAGTATTACCATATGGCTATACACATGTAATAAGAAAACTTAAAGAATATTCTTTAAGTCCTATAACAAGAATGAAATCAAATGAGTTTTTTATAACTGATAATGGTAATTACATTGTTGATTTACACATAGGAAAGCCTATAGATATAGGTAAAATTTATAGTGAAGTTAAAGAAATACCTGGAGTTTTAGAAGTTGGTTTATTTATAAATATGTGTAATTATATTATTATTGGAACAAGTAATGGAGTTAAAGTTATTAAAAATAAAAAACTTGCAAAATAA